From one Triticum aestivum cultivar Chinese Spring chromosome 4B, IWGSC CS RefSeq v2.1, whole genome shotgun sequence genomic stretch:
- the LOC123093358 gene encoding omega-amidase, chloroplastic, whose product MRAAATSTAFSLLSPSRLRTTAPTTTSLPYRRRPRIAAMATAASSFRPEAARSPPAVEPPAPPLSKFKVALCQLSVTADKARNIARARAAIESAAADGAKLVLLPEIWNGPYSNDSFPEYAEDIEAGGDAAPSFSMMSDVARSLQITLVGGSISERSGNSLYNTCCVFGSDGKLKGKHRKVHLFDIDIPGKITFQESKTLTAGQDLTVVDTDVGRIGIGICYDIRFQELAMLYAARGAHLLCYPGAFNMTTGPLHWELLQRARAADNQLFVATCAPARDTSSSYVAWGHSTLVGPFGEVIDTTEHDEATIIAEIDYSLIEQRRQFLPLRHQRRGDLYQLVDVQGSGSK is encoded by the exons ATGAGAGCCGCAGCCACATCCACagccttctccctcctctcgccctccCGCCTCCGGACCACCGCTCCCACCACCACCAGCCTCCCCTACCGCCGTCGCCCCCGCATCGCCGCgatggccaccgccgcctcctccttccgcCCGGAGGCCGCACGCTCGCCCCCCGCCGtcgagcccccggccccgccactCTCCAAG TTCAAGGTGGCGCTGTGCCAGCTCTCTGTGACGGCGGACAAGGCTCGCAACATCGCGCGCGCCCGCGCCGCCATCGAGTCCGCCGCGGCCGACGGCGCCAAGCTCGTGCTCCTCCCG GAGATATGGAATGGTCCATATTCAAATGACAGCTTTCCGGAGTATGCTGAGGACATTGAGGCTGGTGGCGATGCAGCTCCTTCATTTTCAATGATGTCTGATGTTGCTCGCAGCTTGCAAATTACTCTTGTTGGTGGATCCATATCAGAACGTTCTGGTAACAGCTTGTACAATACATGCTGCGTCTTTGGTTCAGATGGCAAGCTTAAGGGTAAACATAGAAAG GTCCATCTCTTTGACATTGATATTCCAGGAAAGATTACATTCCAGGAATCAAAAACCCTTACTGCTGGGCAGGATCTTACTGTTGTTGACACAG ATGTAGGCCGAATTGGTATAGGCATTTGCTATGACATTCGTTTCCAGGAATTGGCAATGCTGTATGCTGCAAGAG GTGCTCATTTGCTATGCTATCCTGGTGCTTTCAACATGACTACTGGGCCATTGCACTGGGAGTTGCTTCAACGGGCAAG GGCTGCTGACAACCAG CTTTTTGTGGCAACCTGTGCTCCAGCTCGAGATACTAGTTCAAGCTATGTTGCTTGGGGACATTCCACTCTTGTTGGACCG TTTGGTGAGGTGATCGACACAACTGAGCATGACGAAGCAACTATAATAGCTGAGATTGATTATTCATTGATTGAGCAGAGGAG GCAATTTCTTCCTCTGCGACATCAACGGCGTGGAGATCTTTATCAGCTGGTAGATGTCCAGGGGTCGGGTTCCAAGTAG